The following proteins come from a genomic window of Candidatus Lokiarchaeota archaeon:
- a CDS encoding thiamine pyrophosphate-binding protein translates to MAKERLTGGEMIAKYMKSQGTPFAVGIPGHGCLGLVDAFYEHGIDVVQVRHEQSAAHLADAYFRVTGKPMVAFTSIGPGGCNTTIGVATAYVDSSALIVITGSTHVRWRGHGVLQEIERSHWNDFASILEPVVKQSYEISSLEQIPWVLHNAWKAATSGRPGPVHIDLPMDMQSESMEVELFDDPVAKRGDYRPYANPEKIDEAVDILLAAENPAILAGGGVLHSGAIKELQSLAEGMAIPVVTTMAGKGAFPEDHDLFGYYPGTKGSPVGNELTSNADVLLALGCRFADETTSSYKPGVSFEGSKTKFIQVDIDAYEVGKNYEVAIPLVADVKAALSQMLNKLDEKGARHPDFKTSDTVQELRKKKQEWFTQLKKQREYEPMTISRLLAEIRAVLPRDAYVVTSAGHTQAALFQEFPIYEPGTHITSGGFSTMGFGLPAAMGVKLAEPERTVVAVEGDGSFLMTSQELATAVQYNIPIRVVLADNQGWISIRDLQKNAYGKERGYATEFLSKKDGKPTSPDWVKMAEAYGCWAKFADSSDAVGNTLKEALSIDGPALVVTEVNREHPTSESPVYGWWDVPKPTYLE, encoded by the coding sequence ATGGCAAAAGAACGACTAACAGGCGGAGAAATGATCGCTAAGTACATGAAATCACAGGGCACCCCCTTTGCAGTGGGAATCCCTGGACACGGCTGTCTTGGACTCGTAGATGCGTTCTACGAGCATGGAATTGATGTTGTGCAGGTTCGACATGAGCAGAGTGCAGCACATTTGGCCGATGCTTATTTCCGTGTAACAGGGAAGCCAATGGTTGCATTTACGAGCATTGGTCCTGGAGGCTGCAACACAACTATCGGAGTGGCAACAGCCTATGTTGATTCAAGCGCATTGATTGTGATTACAGGCTCAACACATGTCCGCTGGAGAGGCCATGGAGTTCTGCAGGAAATCGAGCGTTCACACTGGAACGACTTCGCGTCCATTCTCGAACCCGTGGTGAAGCAAAGTTACGAGATTTCAAGTCTGGAGCAGATTCCTTGGGTTCTGCATAACGCTTGGAAAGCAGCTACAAGTGGAAGGCCTGGACCGGTTCACATCGACTTGCCCATGGATATGCAATCGGAGAGCATGGAAGTTGAGCTATTTGACGACCCTGTCGCGAAGCGTGGTGATTATCGTCCCTATGCGAATCCTGAGAAAATAGATGAGGCAGTTGATATACTGTTGGCAGCCGAGAATCCTGCAATCCTAGCAGGTGGTGGGGTCCTTCACTCTGGTGCGATAAAGGAGCTCCAGTCTCTTGCTGAGGGAATGGCGATTCCTGTTGTAACCACCATGGCTGGTAAAGGAGCATTCCCTGAGGACCACGATCTATTTGGATACTATCCTGGTACAAAAGGCTCTCCAGTAGGTAATGAGCTGACAAGCAATGCAGATGTTCTCCTAGCACTGGGTTGCAGGTTTGCTGATGAAACGACAAGCAGCTATAAGCCTGGTGTGAGCTTCGAGGGTTCGAAAACAAAATTCATCCAAGTTGATATCGATGCTTATGAAGTCGGAAAAAACTACGAAGTTGCTATCCCCTTGGTCGCAGATGTGAAAGCCGCTCTTTCTCAGATGTTGAACAAATTAGATGAGAAAGGGGCTAGGCATCCCGATTTCAAGACTTCGGATACTGTCCAGGAACTGCGAAAAAAGAAACAGGAATGGTTCACTCAACTGAAGAAACAGCGAGAATACGAACCAATGACCATTTCCCGTTTACTGGCTGAAATCCGAGCTGTTCTTCCACGAGATGCGTATGTCGTCACAAGTGCTGGACATACCCAAGCTGCGCTATTCCAGGAATTCCCGATTTATGAACCCGGAACTCATATCACATCAGGAGGATTCTCCACGATGGGTTTCGGACTTCCAGCAGCGATGGGTGTGAAATTGGCTGAACCTGAAAGAACGGTTGTCGCTGTTGAAGGCGATGGCTCTTTTCTTATGACCTCGCAAGAACTGGCAACAGCAGTCCAGTACAATATCCCGATTCGAGTTGTCTTAGCAGATAATCAGGGTTGGATTAGCATCAGAGATCTTCAGAAGAATGCTTACGGGAAGGAAAGAGGCTACGCAACTGAATTCCTGTCTAAGAAGGATGGAAAACCCACTTCGCCAGATTGGGTGAAAATGGCCGAAGCATATGGATGTTGGGCCAAATTTGCTGATTCTTCAGATGCGGTTGGGAATACCCTCAAGGAGGCTTTGTCCATCGATGGACCTGCACTTGTCGTTACGGAGGTCAATCGCGAACATCCAACGTCAGAATCACCCGTCTATGGTTGGTGGGATGTGCCCAAGCCCACATATCTGGAGTGA
- a CDS encoding acyl-CoA thioesterase, translated as MPKKTVEQSRTVMTQTVFPNHVNNNGTLYGGVLLDWIDSIAGIVAKRHSRSAVVTASIDSLSFLNPIKQRDIVILEGWINYVGRSSMEIEVRVTSENPITGKKSKTCRAFLTYVAMNEDGDPMEAPDLELRTEEEKERYHAAKQRREERLRRRDLEPGMW; from the coding sequence TTGCCGAAGAAAACAGTAGAACAATCACGCACGGTAATGACACAGACTGTTTTTCCGAATCATGTCAACAACAACGGAACGCTGTACGGGGGAGTCCTGCTTGATTGGATAGATAGCATTGCCGGTATTGTTGCGAAAAGACACAGTCGCAGTGCGGTTGTAACCGCATCCATAGATTCCCTGAGTTTCCTCAATCCGATAAAGCAGCGAGACATAGTGATTCTTGAGGGTTGGATAAACTACGTCGGACGCAGCTCCATGGAAATTGAGGTGCGAGTAACGAGTGAGAATCCAATCACAGGTAAGAAGAGCAAGACATGCAGGGCGTTTCTCACATATGTTGCCATGAATGAAGACGGAGATCCTATGGAAGCGCCAGACCTAGAATTGAGAACCGAAGAAGAAAAAGAACGCTATCACGCCGCCAAACAGCGTCGAGAGGAGCGTTTGCGTAGAAGGGATTTGGAACCTGGAATGTGGTAG
- a CDS encoding CBS domain-containing protein: MVEDTKVKDVYSKGFEALNENEPVSKTLPILENSEPPVVIVENDDGEISGVLTRRRIRRSKLDPTSTKIKKLKQPAPYLRIHDSVSETARLMLENQVLQLPVYAGEKLVGVISYEDVIDAAAGSEWGEKEVQSVMTSDPFTVSPEETISQVLSLFRMQGFSHAPVVERGDLQGIVSIQDIMDIVYHAEDRSTRGDRAGNKEPLSNMEIRTVMSAPVYAARPDETLQEAAQKMRDHDISSLVVIEDERVTGIVTKKDFLEPISQAGQKRPPMQIQFSVKPGIRMTEEEKAIMRKEFDSFARRYQEALGLGNLFVYMKKYGAVSKGDQLIHCRLQFRTSRGPYYGTAEGWSPEEAFRLALTRLERQIIQSKETELSEEHSRRQIEEYLESEL; this comes from the coding sequence ATGGTCGAAGATACGAAGGTCAAAGATGTGTATTCCAAGGGTTTTGAGGCACTTAACGAAAACGAACCAGTATCAAAAACCCTCCCAATTCTCGAAAACAGTGAACCTCCAGTCGTGATTGTAGAGAATGATGACGGTGAGATAAGCGGTGTGTTGACCAGAAGAAGAATTAGAAGATCGAAGCTAGATCCAACATCAACCAAAATCAAGAAGCTTAAGCAGCCGGCTCCATACTTGCGGATTCATGACTCTGTCAGTGAAACTGCAAGACTGATGCTTGAGAATCAGGTGCTCCAGCTTCCAGTTTACGCAGGAGAGAAGCTCGTTGGCGTGATTTCCTATGAAGACGTAATTGACGCTGCTGCAGGAAGCGAATGGGGAGAAAAGGAGGTGCAAAGCGTCATGACATCAGATCCGTTTACTGTTTCTCCTGAAGAGACAATATCTCAAGTCCTCAGTCTGTTCCGCATGCAAGGATTCTCACATGCTCCTGTTGTAGAGAGAGGTGACTTGCAGGGAATAGTAAGCATTCAAGATATCATGGACATTGTATACCACGCTGAGGATCGCTCGACTCGAGGAGACAGAGCAGGAAACAAAGAGCCGCTTAGCAACATGGAAATCAGAACGGTCATGTCAGCACCAGTCTATGCAGCTAGACCTGATGAAACCCTCCAAGAAGCAGCTCAGAAGATGCGAGATCATGATATCTCCAGTCTAGTGGTCATCGAAGATGAAAGAGTCACTGGAATTGTGACCAAGAAGGACTTCCTCGAACCGATATCTCAAGCAGGCCAGAAAAGACCACCAATGCAGATTCAGTTTTCGGTCAAACCAGGCATTCGAATGACTGAAGAAGAAAAAGCCATCATGAGAAAGGAATTCGATTCATTTGCTCGTAGATACCAAGAAGCTCTGGGTTTGGGCAATCTGTTTGTCTACATGAAGAAATATGGAGCAGTCTCCAAAGGGGATCAGCTTATTCATTGTCGGCTTCAATTCAGAACGTCACGAGGACCCTACTATGGAACAGCTGAAGGATGGAGTCCAGAAGAGGCATTCAGGCTGGCTTTAACTAGGCTTGAAAGGCAAATCATCCAAAGCAAAGAGACTGAGCTCAGTGAAGAACACAGTAGAAGGCAGATAGAGGAGTATCTCGAAAGCGAGCTCTAG
- a CDS encoding gfo/Idh/MocA family oxidoreductase, giving the protein MTDQVNFAIVGCGRISDLHAKAYLKNPNANLAAICDIDEHKADEKGHDWGVPAKMVFQSVDAMLKKESIDAVDLLLPHHLHAKMTEKAAKAGKHVSVQKPMALNLTECQHMIDVCAEAGVKLRVFENFQFYPPYMKAKELLDEGVIGRPSFIHIKLCSSMSGGWNVPLDAWEWRFDDERCGGGPLVWDDGYHKFSIANYFLGEIEKVKAWIDCTGVFEDEQEPPTVLDAPAAIMWKYKKPRCYGSMDVTYSRKGNFDSDYYAADERVEITGEKGYIWINQCTAHSVKDEPAIMTFVQGDLHSYPDVEADWQRSFDNAVDQFVEAILEDETPSLTGEEGMYIQRFAHAAHFSAQKGKEINLEDVEC; this is encoded by the coding sequence ATGACTGATCAAGTAAATTTCGCGATTGTAGGGTGCGGAAGAATATCCGACTTGCATGCAAAGGCCTACCTCAAAAATCCAAATGCGAATCTTGCAGCGATTTGCGACATTGATGAACATAAGGCAGATGAGAAAGGACATGACTGGGGTGTTCCCGCCAAGATGGTGTTTCAAAGTGTAGATGCCATGCTCAAAAAAGAGAGCATTGACGCGGTTGATCTCCTCCTTCCACATCATCTGCACGCGAAAATGACCGAGAAAGCAGCCAAGGCAGGTAAGCATGTGTCAGTCCAGAAACCTATGGCACTGAATCTAACAGAATGTCAGCATATGATCGATGTGTGCGCTGAAGCTGGCGTCAAGCTACGAGTCTTTGAGAATTTCCAATTCTATCCGCCCTATATGAAAGCAAAAGAGCTTCTTGATGAAGGTGTTATAGGACGCCCCTCATTCATTCACATCAAGCTGTGTTCAAGCATGAGCGGGGGCTGGAATGTTCCTCTAGATGCGTGGGAGTGGCGCTTTGATGATGAGCGGTGTGGAGGTGGTCCGCTGGTATGGGATGATGGTTATCACAAGTTTTCCATTGCCAACTACTTCCTTGGTGAAATCGAGAAGGTAAAAGCATGGATTGACTGCACCGGCGTCTTTGAAGATGAGCAAGAACCCCCTACTGTCTTAGATGCTCCAGCGGCAATCATGTGGAAATACAAGAAGCCGCGATGCTACGGGTCCATGGATGTAACATACAGCAGAAAGGGGAACTTTGATTCGGATTACTATGCTGCTGATGAACGGGTAGAAATAACTGGTGAGAAAGGATACATCTGGATTAACCAATGCACGGCACATTCAGTGAAAGACGAACCAGCAATCATGACATTCGTGCAAGGCGACCTACATAGTTATCCCGATGTTGAAGCAGATTGGCAGAGAAGCTTTGATAATGCCGTTGATCAGTTTGTTGAAGCAATCCTTGAAGACGAGACTCCGTCTTTGACAGGAGAAGAAGGAATGTACATTCAAAGATTCGCTCACGCAGCACATTTCTCAGCCCAAAAGGGTAAAGAGATCAATCTCGAGGACGTGGAATGCTAG
- the ilvD gene encoding dihydroxy-acid dehydratase: MRSDEMKLGMQRAAARSLLKSTGLSQSDIERPWIGVVNFFTEVVPGHVHLQSIARAAKEGVFLGGGQPFEFNTIAVCDGIAQGTDGMKYSLPSRDLAVETIEIMVQAHKFDGMVLIPACDKTVPAALMACARLNIPSIIVTGGPMLPGIYGDRELSLVEMREFIGKAHDGKISEEELHRIESIACPSAGSCSMMATANTMGAITEALGMSMPGCATTHAVVAEKRRIARRSGEVVMRLLEDEISPRDIMTAQSLRNAVRVDMALGGSLNSVLHSMAIAEELEIDEFDLRSLDEAAKETPQLCSLKPAGDDSVLKLDQAGGIPAVMNKLARAKLIDTNAITVTGKTVGENLESFHYPKTGDEIIRSFENPVRKEGSIAVLFGSLAPNGAVIKQAALPKDMMEYEGPAQVFGCLEDALNSLWDGEVESGTIMVVRYEGPKGGPGMREQHSIASLISGLEKEIVLVTDGRFSGSSRGAAIGHVAPEAADGGPIGIVEDGDMISYSVPERRLTLELDNDQIEERFDEFSPQPQEIRSRRSVLNRYRELVSSADRGAIYGGER; this comes from the coding sequence ATGAGATCCGATGAGATGAAACTTGGAATGCAACGGGCGGCAGCACGTTCACTGTTAAAATCAACAGGATTGAGCCAATCCGATATTGAAAGACCTTGGATTGGGGTTGTCAACTTCTTTACTGAAGTAGTGCCTGGTCATGTTCACCTTCAGTCAATAGCCAGAGCCGCGAAGGAAGGAGTTTTTCTGGGTGGTGGGCAACCTTTCGAATTCAACACAATAGCAGTTTGTGACGGGATAGCTCAAGGTACAGACGGCATGAAGTATTCACTTCCAAGCAGGGACCTAGCTGTAGAGACGATTGAGATCATGGTGCAAGCCCACAAGTTTGATGGCATGGTTCTCATTCCAGCGTGCGATAAAACGGTACCAGCTGCACTCATGGCATGTGCAAGACTAAACATTCCCTCAATCATAGTAACTGGCGGTCCAATGCTTCCGGGAATATATGGTGACCGTGAATTGAGTCTTGTCGAAATGCGGGAATTCATCGGTAAAGCCCATGATGGAAAAATCTCGGAAGAAGAACTCCATCGGATCGAAAGCATAGCCTGTCCTTCTGCTGGTTCTTGCAGTATGATGGCAACCGCCAATACGATGGGTGCCATCACCGAGGCTCTTGGTATGTCAATGCCGGGCTGTGCTACTACTCATGCTGTTGTGGCTGAGAAAAGGCGGATTGCGAGGCGAAGCGGCGAGGTTGTGATGCGGCTTCTGGAAGACGAGATATCTCCTCGTGACATAATGACAGCTCAGTCTCTCCGTAACGCAGTTCGGGTCGATATGGCTCTGGGAGGCAGTCTCAATTCAGTTCTGCATTCGATGGCTATAGCTGAAGAATTAGAGATTGATGAGTTTGATCTTAGGAGCCTGGATGAGGCAGCCAAGGAGACTCCTCAACTCTGCTCTCTCAAACCTGCGGGCGATGATTCCGTGTTGAAGCTTGACCAAGCAGGAGGGATTCCAGCTGTGATGAACAAGCTTGCAAGAGCCAAACTGATTGACACAAATGCAATTACTGTGACAGGAAAAACGGTTGGTGAGAATCTGGAATCATTCCACTATCCGAAAACCGGTGATGAAATCATCCGGTCGTTTGAGAACCCGGTCCGTAAGGAAGGCAGCATAGCTGTATTGTTTGGCAGTCTTGCTCCCAATGGAGCTGTGATAAAACAGGCCGCTTTGCCCAAGGACATGATGGAATACGAAGGACCTGCGCAGGTCTTCGGCTGTCTGGAAGATGCACTGAATTCCCTCTGGGATGGTGAAGTCGAATCAGGTACTATCATGGTGGTGCGATACGAGGGGCCCAAAGGAGGACCCGGCATGAGAGAACAGCACTCGATAGCTTCTTTGATTTCAGGTCTTGAGAAGGAAATTGTTCTCGTTACGGATGGTCGCTTCTCCGGGAGCTCTCGCGGTGCAGCAATTGGACACGTTGCACCAGAGGCGGCTGATGGAGGCCCAATTGGAATTGTGGAAGACGGAGATATGATTTCCTATTCTGTTCCTGAGAGACGCCTGACCCTAGAACTCGATAATGACCAGATTGAAGAACGGTTTGACGAGTTTTCACCGCAACCACAAGAGATTAGGTCAAGAAGGAGCGTGCTTAACAGGTACCGTGAACTAGTATCATCTGCAGATAGAGGAGCTATCTACGGAGGCGAGAGGTGA